The Nitrospira sp. genome window below encodes:
- a CDS encoding MFS transporter, with protein sequence MSDVLADSKETGSTPSRARGWELVRSRDFGFLFAGQTISQIGDSLNKVALLWFVYEMTGSALKMTMVGLLQTLPPLLFGPLIGVYLDRVRKKPVMIGVDLLRTLMVLLIPLLYTMGALTLDRLYFLVFATAIFSTVFGPALTSAVPLIVPKDRLIAANALMQTTTNVGLLVGPAVSGLGIALIGAHNVLYVNAVTFFISALCLFPIRMHETLKGGRTEGKGLTEDITSDLLAGFRFVFVEQKTVLLLMLTATLYSVGISAFIFLLPVFAKDVLGVGPIQLGWLWSALGVGMLLASLSLTSITQGDVSWRLRFMSGALAIGGLAIAALGFLEAPVVAGALIAVIGGSTAMFTPLVWTMLQELTPAHLLGRVFTSFATGGMASSMAGMAGFGWAADTIGPAASLGGISLILLMTAATAWLFSFYKSPTGSLVVSTPGSFAS encoded by the coding sequence ATGTCTGACGTACTTGCTGATTCAAAAGAGACCGGTTCCACTCCAAGCCGTGCTCGAGGCTGGGAGTTAGTCAGAAGCAGGGACTTCGGATTTTTGTTCGCCGGCCAGACGATCTCTCAGATCGGCGACAGTCTCAATAAGGTAGCGTTGCTCTGGTTTGTGTACGAGATGACCGGGTCGGCGCTCAAGATGACGATGGTTGGACTGCTTCAAACGCTGCCGCCCTTGCTGTTTGGACCACTGATCGGTGTGTATCTGGATCGCGTTCGAAAAAAACCGGTGATGATCGGGGTCGATCTGCTTCGGACCTTGATGGTTCTACTGATCCCGTTGCTCTATACCATGGGAGCCTTGACGCTCGATCGGCTCTATTTCCTCGTGTTTGCCACCGCCATCTTTTCCACGGTCTTCGGTCCTGCCTTGACCTCGGCGGTTCCTCTCATTGTGCCAAAGGATCGGCTTATTGCCGCCAATGCGCTCATGCAGACGACAACCAATGTTGGGCTTCTTGTGGGTCCCGCCGTCAGCGGCCTCGGCATCGCGCTCATCGGCGCCCACAATGTGCTCTACGTAAACGCAGTCACGTTTTTCATCTCGGCCCTCTGCTTGTTCCCCATTCGGATGCACGAAACGCTCAAGGGCGGGCGCACAGAGGGTAAAGGATTGACGGAAGACATCACAAGTGACTTGCTGGCGGGTTTTCGCTTCGTCTTCGTCGAGCAGAAGACCGTCCTGCTCCTCATGTTGACGGCCACCCTCTATAGCGTCGGCATCAGTGCCTTTATCTTTCTGCTGCCGGTCTTTGCCAAAGACGTGCTTGGAGTTGGTCCAATCCAACTCGGGTGGCTGTGGTCGGCGCTCGGAGTCGGGATGCTGCTTGCCTCCCTTAGCCTGACATCGATCACGCAGGGAGATGTGTCTTGGCGTTTGCGGTTCATGTCCGGGGCATTGGCCATCGGTGGTCTTGCCATCGCAGCGCTCGGTTTCCTCGAAGCTCCTGTCGTGGCCGGTGCCCTGATCGCGGTGATCGGAGGAAGCACGGCCATGTTTACTCCGTTGGTATGGACGATGCTCCAAGAATTGACCCCGGCCCATCTCCTAGGCCGAGTCTTCACGAGCTTCGCCACGGGAGGAATGGCATCATCCATGGCCGGTATGGCTGGTTTTGGATGGGCTGCCGATACGATCGGTCCGGCAGCGAGCCTAGGTGGAATCAGCCTCATTCTTCTTATGACGGCTGCTACTGCATGGTTGTTCAGCTTTTACAAGTCGCCCACAGGGAGCTTGGTCGTTTCTACACCCGGTTCCTTTGCCTCCTGA
- a CDS encoding BON domain-containing protein: MTKPPRALIILSMSLFLLELVSAGSTAAEPQEKEAAPEKHAPRPQPPPAASDSQPLPAKPSAEGKPQSQPGPPAKSDPAEHKEAPPEKAVPRLQQAPATSEGQPAPHKPSGDTKPQSQPSPPAKSDLPSVESESKEKEPVVKKPLGSLILSVKLALMGDSRLFHYEIEVEDDQQTVTLTGRVSTEEEKTTATEIAQVVPGVKTVVNKLAVEKDLAKALLKKQDEILTTLIKERFSKSATLKAANFEVKTEDGVVQLNGTVRFQVIVLEAAEAARQVPGVRAVNTERIRLEGES; encoded by the coding sequence ATGACCAAGCCCCCACGAGCGCTGATCATACTGAGTATGAGTCTGTTCTTGCTTGAGCTGGTTAGTGCTGGTTCGACTGCGGCGGAGCCACAAGAAAAGGAAGCTGCACCCGAGAAACATGCACCACGTCCACAACCGCCCCCGGCCGCTTCCGACAGTCAGCCGTTGCCTGCAAAGCCATCGGCGGAAGGGAAGCCGCAGTCCCAGCCCGGTCCCCCCGCCAAGTCGGACCCAGCCGAGCACAAAGAAGCACCGCCGGAGAAGGCCGTGCCACGTCTCCAACAGGCCCCAGCCACTTCCGAGGGGCAGCCTGCGCCGCACAAGCCATCAGGCGACACGAAGCCGCAGTCCCAACCCAGTCCCCCCGCCAAGTCGGACTTACCGTCGGTTGAGTCCGAGAGCAAAGAGAAGGAACCGGTCGTCAAGAAGCCCCTGGGTTCACTGATCTTGTCGGTTAAGCTTGCGCTGATGGGGGATTCACGGCTTTTCCACTACGAGATTGAAGTTGAAGACGATCAGCAAACCGTGACCCTGACAGGACGTGTCTCGACCGAAGAAGAAAAAACAACCGCGACAGAAATTGCGCAAGTCGTCCCAGGCGTCAAGACCGTGGTCAACAAGCTTGCCGTCGAGAAAGACCTCGCGAAAGCGCTGTTGAAAAAACAGGATGAAATCCTCACCACCTTGATCAAAGAACGTTTCTCCAAAAGCGCCACCTTAAAAGCAGCCAACTTCGAGGTGAAGACTGAGGACGGTGTCGTCCAGCTCAACGGAACGGTCCGTTTCCAGGTCATCGTCCTGGAAGCTGCGGAGGCTGCCCGTCAAGTGCCCGGCGTTCGTGCCGTGAACACCGAGAGGATACGGCTGGAGGGCGAGAGCTGA
- a CDS encoding MFS transporter: MQGRSGRLPYAASVVENADHIAAQDRPLLLTRDFGLVWSGQLISQIGDGVSKLALLWFVYAVTGSPLKTSVIGLLQTIPPIVLGPIIGVYVDRLPKKLLLITSDVLRAVLIGLIPCLIPVESFTVSVLYALVLLHAIATAVFGPALTAAIPGFVPKTQFTAANALLQSTTSLGIVFGPALSGLGIAAYGSQEVLCLNAATYLISAACLTLVRFAKPIASSTSPASTPTMLQDLIEGFRYGVVTQPRLLLLTGTAVLYTFGTSALTALLPVFARKMLGLGPVEVGYLWSALGVGLLLTSIGLLWVTDWMVKDRMHLIVGASVLSGAALCALTQTLDPYLAGVFMGIVGCGMGAFTPIAWGIIQELSPTQMIGRLLGLYGTGAMTAAIGGISAFGWITERQGPETGLLGIALVLLITALAATRMSRASAGG; the protein is encoded by the coding sequence ATGCAAGGCCGATCCGGCCGCTTGCCTTACGCTGCCTCTGTAGTGGAGAACGCAGACCACATCGCAGCCCAGGATCGTCCGCTGCTTCTGACTCGCGATTTTGGGCTTGTCTGGTCTGGGCAACTTATCTCGCAGATCGGCGACGGGGTCTCCAAGCTGGCGCTTCTGTGGTTTGTCTATGCCGTCACCGGATCGCCGCTCAAGACATCTGTAATCGGTCTGCTACAGACGATCCCCCCGATCGTGCTGGGTCCGATCATCGGTGTGTATGTCGATCGACTCCCGAAGAAGCTCCTGCTGATCACCAGCGATGTGCTACGTGCCGTATTGATTGGGTTGATTCCCTGCCTGATCCCAGTGGAATCCTTTACGGTATCTGTCCTCTACGCGTTGGTCCTCCTCCACGCGATTGCCACGGCGGTGTTCGGCCCGGCTCTCACCGCCGCCATCCCAGGGTTTGTCCCTAAAACGCAGTTCACGGCCGCCAACGCGCTCCTCCAAAGCACGACCAGCCTTGGCATTGTTTTTGGTCCTGCGCTGAGCGGCTTAGGCATTGCCGCCTACGGGTCACAAGAAGTCTTATGCCTCAACGCAGCGACCTACTTGATATCGGCTGCGTGCCTGACGTTGGTCCGTTTTGCCAAACCTATCGCAAGTTCCACGTCACCCGCTTCTACCCCGACCATGCTGCAGGATCTGATCGAAGGCTTTCGTTATGGAGTCGTTACCCAGCCGAGACTGTTGCTCTTGACCGGTACGGCAGTCCTGTATACCTTCGGCACTAGTGCGTTGACCGCTCTCTTGCCGGTGTTCGCGCGGAAAATGCTTGGATTGGGTCCGGTCGAGGTCGGCTATTTATGGTCGGCGCTCGGCGTTGGATTGCTACTGACGTCGATCGGGCTTTTGTGGGTGACTGATTGGATGGTTAAAGATCGGATGCATCTGATTGTGGGCGCCAGTGTGTTGAGCGGCGCCGCACTCTGTGCGCTGACGCAGACGCTCGACCCATACCTCGCCGGTGTCTTCATGGGAATAGTCGGCTGCGGTATGGGTGCATTTACTCCGATAGCCTGGGGTATTATCCAAGAGCTTTCGCCGACTCAGATGATCGGACGGCTGTTGGGACTCTATGGGACCGGAGCCATGACTGCTGCCATTGGGGGAATCTCGGCCTTC